The genomic stretch CACCGGCGTCGTGCGGGGGGCGAGCCGCCGGGCGCGCTGGAGAGCGTCCCAGGCGGCGGGCGCATTCTCCGCCAGCATGGGCATGTTGTAGTTGGGGCCCAGCACCAGCGCGACGCCCCAGAAACACATGGCACAGGTGGGGTCCAGCTGCGTGGCTCGGGCGAACGAGCGTGCGGCCTCGTCGTGGTTGAAGCCATACGCCAGCCGCAGGCCCTGATTGAAGAAGGCCTGGGCCTGGGGTGAGGCCGTGGTGACCTGGCGTTCGTGCGTCCCCAGCCCGTCGAGCAGCAACGCGCCGTCTGCCAGGGAATCCAGGGTCGGGGCCGAGTGCTCCGCGGCAGCGGCGGACGTGCCGGCGAGCGCCAGGGCCAACATCAAGACACAGGGCAGGGGAGCACGCATGGGGGACCTCCGCGGGGATGTGCTCTTTCCTCAAGCTGGGGACGCGCCGACGCACCGCCTATGGGGTGACATGGCGCGTTGCCTACTCGAAGTGATGCTTGGCGAGCACATCACTCACCGCCTGCGGATGAGGGTTGGGAACGAGCCCGCGCCGTAGTAGATTCCCGCCCGGCGGAATCTCACTGCATCAGCGCGAGCGTCCGCTCAAGACCACCCATGCTCGAAAGGTGTTCGAGGGTTCCGCCCCAGGGCCGGATTCCTCGCTGCGCCGCTTTTTCATACCCCCTTCCGCGTAACGCCCAGGGAGATTCCGCCGTGCCTCACGACACCACGCTTATCGCCACCATCGCAGTTGGACTCGGACTGGCCTTCGTTGGTGGGTTCGTCGCACGCTGGCTGAAGCTGCCACCTTTGGTGGGCTATCTCCTGGCGGGCGTGGCCGTGGGGCCGTTCACGCCGGGCTTCGTCGCGGATGGGGGCCTTGCCGGTCAGTTGGCGGAGATTGGCGTCATCCTGCTGATGTTCGGCGTGGGGATTCACTTCTCCATCAAGGACCTGCTCGCCGTGCGCAATATCGCGGTGCCGGGCGCCGTCGTGCAGATCGCGGCGGCCACCGTGATGGGGACCGTGGTCTCGTACTGGTGGGGTTGGGGCCTGGGCGCGGGCCTGGTGTTCGGCCTCGCGCTGTCCACCGCCAGCACCGTGGTGCTGCTGCGCGCCTTGGAGGAGCGGGGCATCCTCGATTCGGTGAATGGCCGCATCGCGGTGGGTTGGCTGATTGTGGAGGACCTGGCGATGGTGCTCGCCCTGGTCCTCCTCCCCGCGCTGGGCAACGTCCTTGGCTCCGCCGACACGCAGACGTCCGCGACGGCGGCCGCTGGAGACAGCCTCATCTGGACCCTGGCCCTCACGCTGGGGAAGGTCTGCCTCTTCGTGGCGCTGATGGTGGTCGCCGGCACGCGGCTGGTGCCCTGGATGCTGACCCAGGTGGCCAAGACGGGCTCCCGCGAGCTGTTCACGTTGTCGGTGCTGGCGGTGTCGCTGGGGATTGCGTTCGGGGCCGCCGCGCTCTTCGGCGTCTCCTTCGCGCTGGGCGCCTTCTTCGCGGGCGTGGTGGTCAGTGAGTCGGAGCTCAGCCACCGGGTGGCGGAGGATTCGCTGCCGCTCCAGGACGCGTTCGCGGTGCTGTTCTTCGTGTCGGTGGGAATGCTCTTCGACCCGATGGTGATGGTGAAGCAGCCGCTCCAGGTCCTCGCCGTGCTGGGCATCATCGTCCTGGGGAAGTCGCTGGCCGCCTTCTTCATCGTGTTGGCGTTCCGCTACCCGGTGAACACCGCCCTCACGGTGTCCGCGAGCCTGGCGCAGATTGGGGAGTTCTCGTTCATCCTGGTGGGACTGGGCGTCACGCTCGGGCTGCTGCCGAAAGAGGGGCAGAGCCTGGTGTTGTCGGGGGCCCTGCTGTCCATCACCCTCAACCCGCTCGTCTTCAAGACCATTGATCCACTGCTGGCGTGGCTGCGCCGGCACCCAAGGTTCGCCGCGCGCATGGACCCCGAGGAAGACGAACTGTCTGACCTGCCCATTGGGATGGGGGACGTGCAGCTGCGCGATCACGCGGTGTTGATTGGCTACGGGCGCGTGGGCGGCGTGATTGGCCAGAGCCTGACGGAGCGGAAGATTCCCTTCGTGGTCGTGGAGCAGAACCGCGAGTACGTGGAGCGCCTTCGTGAGGAGGGCGTGCCCGCCATCTATGGGGACGCCGCGGTGCCCGGCATCCTGGAGCACGCGCACCTGGATACGGCGTCCATCCTCATCGTCGCCACGCCGGACGCGTTACAGGCCCGCGCCATCGTGGAGCAGGTGAAGGGCGTGAATCCGTCCCTTCCCGCCGTGGTGCGTACGCATGGCGACGAGGAGCGGGACTACCTGGAGTCGCTTGGCGTGGACCGGGTGGTGATGGGCGAGCACGCGCTGGCACGGGGCATGTTGGACTATGTGCTGGAGCGGCTGGCCGCACTGAAGGCCCGGCCTCTGCTGCCGGCACCCGCGGACGCCGTGGTGCCTTGAGGCCCGCGGGAACTGGGGTGCTGTTCACTCTCGAGACGTCGGGCGTGCAACCGCCTCGCCCGGCGTGTGGTCGCTGACCGCCAGCGGCTGTCATTGACAGTCCGTACGGGCTACTTTCACCATCGGTTTCATGGTGAACAGCGAGAGCCGATTGTCGGCCGCAAAGCGAATGCTTGCGGTCTTGGCGCTGGTCCTTTCGGCGTGTGGTGGAGACACGTCCCCGGAGCCAGATGGCGGTGTGACGCTGGATGCATCCATCCCCTCCGATGCTGGCGAACAGCCGGAGGATGGAGGCGCTGACGTCGATGCTGGCTCCGAGCCCGACGCGGGTGCCGAGCCCGATTCCGGGACGGAGGGGGATGCAGGGACGGAGCCCGATGCGGGCACCGAGCCCGATGCGGGCACCGAGCCCGATGCAGGGACGGAGCCCGATTCCGGGACGGAGTCCGATGCAGGGACGGAGCCCGACGCGGGTGCCGAGCCCGATTCCGGGACGGAGTCCGATGCAGGGACGGAGTCCGATGCAGGGACGGAGTCCGATGCAGGAACGGAGCCCGATGCAGGAACGGAGCCCGATGCGGGCTCGCACGTCTGTGGTGACGGCGTGGTGCAGGCGTCGGAGCTGTGTGACGACGGCAATGCCGCGGCCGGCGATGGCTGCTCGGCCACGTGCCGCGACATTGAACCCGGGTGGGTCTGTCCGGTCGCGGGTGGGCGCTGTTCCGCGGCCATGTGTGGTGACGGCATCCTCGCTGGCGCCGAGGAGTGCGAGGACGGAAACGTCATCACTGGCGATGGCTGCGACTCCATGTGCCGGCTGGAAGATGGCTGGCACTGCCCCTCGGTGGGCGCGCCTTGCTCACGTACCGTCTGTGGTGACGGTCAGGTCCAGGGCACCGAGCAGTGCGACGACGGCAACCACGACTTTGGTGACCGCTGTCTCCCCGACTGCCGTCGCGAGCCGCGTTGCAGCGACGGTGTCTGCGAGGACGTTTGTGGCGATGGCGTGATCCTGTCGGGCAACACGGAGGAGTGCGATGACGGCAACCTCCGCGCGAATGATGGCTGTTCGCCGGAGTGCAAGCTCGAGCCGGGCTTCGCCTGCGTGAGCATCGAGGAGGAGCCGCCCCAGGAGGTTTCCCTCCCCATCGTCTACCGGGATTTCCGAGGGTACGACCTGCCGGCCGGGCAGGGGCTGCCGCGTGGGCACGTCGACTTCCAGAACAAGAATGGCGTGGAGCGGGGCATCGTCCAGAGCACGCTCGGCGTGGATGGAAAGCCCGTCTACGCGAAGGAGGGGCAGCCCTCCACGACGACCCACGGCCGGACTGCGTTCGACCAGTGGTACCGCGACGTCCCTGGTGTGAACCGCGCCGTGGTCTCTTCGATGACCCTGGCGCATACGGGTAATGGCGCCTACCAGTTCGACGACCAGACCTTCTTCCCGCTGGATGGGCTGGGCTGGGTGGCGGCGGGATTCGAGCCGACGCGCCCCGATTTCGATTCGGCACCGCGCAACTTCCACTTCACCAGCGAGACGCGCGCCTGGTTCGAATACAAGGGCACGGAAGTGCTGTCGTTCCGCGGCGACGATGACGTGTGGGTGTTCATCAACGGCCGCCTGGCATTGGACCTGGGCGGTGTCCATGGCGCCGAGGCGGGGGCCGTCACGCTCTCCGCTCGGGCCGCGGAGCTGGGACTGGCGCTTGGCCGAATCTATGAGGTCGCCCTCTTCCAGGCCGAGCGCCACACGAGCGGGTCGTCCTATCGGCTCACGCTCAACAGCTTCAGCACGCGCCGCACGGAGTGCGTCCCGCTCTGCGGTAACGCGGTCATCGACGAGGGCGAGGCGTGTGATGACGGGCTGAACACCGGGGCCTACGGCGGGTGCACCGCCGCATGCCAGTTGGCGCCCCGCTGCGGCGACTCCGTCGTCCAGCAGTCTGAGGGTGAGGAGTGCGACGACGGCAACACCACCAGCCGCGATGGGTGCAGCGCGACCTGCAAAGTGGAAGTGGGCTGAGTCGTCGTGACACGAAAAAGGCCGAGGCGCGGCAAGCGCCTCGGCCCGTGAGTCTCATCGCCGCCTCCGCCCGGACGGGGACGCGGCATCAGGGCTACATGTTGCGCCGGTACTGCCCGCCCACCTCGTACAGCGCGCGAGAGAGCTGGCCGAGCGTGCAGACCTTACAGGCGTCCATCAGCGCGGCGAAGATGTTGCCGTTGTCCAGCGCCGCGCGGCGCACGGCCTCCAGGGCCTTGGGCGCCGTCGCCTCGTTCCGCTTCCAGAAGGCATCGCGCGAGGTGATGGCGTAGTTCTTCTCCTCCGTCGTCGCGCGGATGACCTCGGGCGGCGTCACCGTCGGAGAGCCCTTGGGGTCCAGGAACGTATTCACCCCGATGATGGGCAGCGTCCCGTCGTGCTTCAGCGTCTCGTAGTAGAGGGACTCTTCCTGAATCTTGGAGCGCTGGTACATGCGCTCCATGGCGCCCAGCACGCCACCGCGCTCGGAGATGGCGCGGAACTCCGCCAGCACCGCCGCCTCCACCAGGTCGGTCAGCTCCTCGATGATGAACGCACCCTGGCTGGGGTTTTCGTTCTTGGAGAGGCCGAACTCCTTGTTGATGACCAGCTGGATGGCGAGCGCGCGGCGCACGCTCTCCTCGGTGGGCGTGGTGATGGCCTCGTCGTAGGCGTTGGTGTGCAACGAATTGCAGTTGTCGTTGAGCGCGAGCAACGCCTGCAGCGTGGTCCGGATGTCGTTGAAGGCAATCTCCTGCGCGTGCAGGCTCCGGCCAGACGTCTGGATGTGGTACTTCAGCTTCTGCGAGCGGTCATTGCCGCCGTACTTGTCCCGGATGGCCTTGGCCCAGATGCGGCGCGCCACGCGGCCCAGCACGGCGTACTCCGGGTCCATTCCGTTCGAGAAGAAGAACGAGAGGTTGGGCGCGAAGTCGTCGATGTCCATGCCCCGCGACAGGTAGTACTCGACGAAGGTGAAGCCGTTGGCCAGCGTGAAGGCCAGCTGGGAGATGGGGTTCGCCCCGGCTTCCGCGATGTGGTAGCCGGAAATCGACACCGAGTAGAAGTTCCGGACCTTCTGGTCGATGAAGTACTGCTGGATGTCGCCCATCACCCGCAGGGCGAACTCGGTGGAGAAGATGCAGGTGTTCTGCGCCTGGTCCTCCTTCAGGATGTCCGCCTGCACGGTGCCGCGCACCGACTGGAGCGTCTTCGCGCGGATGCGCTCGTAGACGTCGCGCGGGAGCACCTCGTCGCCGGACACGCCGAGCAGCAGCAGGCCCAGCCCGTCGTTGCCCTGCGGCAAGTCACCCTGGTAGCGGGGCCGCGGCAGGCCGCGCTCGCGGTAGAGGGCATCAATCTTCTTCTCGACCTCGTCGACCTTGCCGTTCTCGCGAATCCACTTCTCGCACTGCTGGTCCACCGCGGCGTTGAGGAAGAACCCGAGCAGCATCGGCGCGGGGCCGTTGATGGTCATGGACACGGATGTGGACGGGTCCGCCAGGTCGAAGCCGGAGTAGAGCTTCTTCGCGTCGTCCACGTTGGCGATGGACACGCCCGAGTTGCCCACCTTGCCGTAGATGTCCGGCCGGTGGTCCGGGTCCTCGCCGTACAGCGTCACCGAGTCGAAGGCCGTGGACAGGCGCTTGGCGGGCAGGCCCCGCGACACGTAGTGGAAGCGCTTGTTGGTGCGCTCCGGGCCGCCCTCGCCGGCGAACATGCGCGCGGGGTCCTCGCCCTCGCGCTTGAGCGGGAAGACGCCCGCGGTGAAGGGGAACGCTCCCGGGGCGTTCTCCCGCAGGAGCCAGATGAGGATGTCACCCCAGTCTTCATAACGGGGGAGGGCAATCTTGGGGATGCGCAGGTGGGAGAGCGTCTCCGCGTACAGGTCCAGCTCGATGACCTTGTCGCGGACCTGGAACTGGTACTTGGACGCGGCGTACCGGCGCTTCGTCGCGGGCCACTCGGCCAGCAGCCGCCGGCAGTCGGCGTGGAGCCGCGACTCCAAATCCTTGTACAGTTCCACCAGCTCGCTCAGGTAGGCGGGCTCGCCCTCGACGCGCTCGGTGACCTGCACCGTGTCCGAGGGGTCCTTGGGCTCGACGATTTCCAGGCGCTTCCGGCCCACGTTGGTGCGCAGCGCCTCGATGGTGCCGTGGAGCTGGTACATGCGCCGGGCAATGGCGGCCTGGGCCTTCACGAAGCCGTCATAGGACTCACAGGCCTCGACGATTTCCGCCAGGTAGCGCGTGCGCTCGGGCGGGATGATCCACTTCTTCTCGCTCATCCCCGGCGTGAGCTCGAAGCCGGACTTGAGCGGCGCGCCCGTCTTCGCGGAGATGGTGTCCATGAGCGCCCGGTAGAGCTGGTTCATCCCCGGGTCGTTGAACTGCGAGGCGATGGTGCCGTACACGGGCACCGCGTCATCGGCGGTGGTGAAGGCGTTGTGGTTGCGCTTCCACTGCTTGCGCACGTCGCGCAGCGCGTCCAGCGAGCCGCGCTTGTCGAACTTGTTGATGGCGATGACGTCCGCGAAGTCGAGCATGTCGATCTTCTCGAGCTGCGTCGCCGCGCCGTACTCCGCCGTCATCACGTAGAGCGCCACGTCGGAGTGCTCGGTGATTTCGGTGTCGGACTGGCCGATGCCGGAGGTCTCCACCACGATGAGGTCGAAGCCGGCGGCCTTGCAGATTTCGATGGAGTCGCCCACGTGCTTGGACAGGGCGAGGTTGCTCTGGCGGGTGGCCATCGAGCGCATGTACACGCGCGGGTTGTCGATGGAGTTCATCCGGATGCGGTCGCCCAGGAGCGCGCCGCCGGACTTGCGCTTGGACGGGTCCACGGAGAGCACGGCGAGCGTCTTGTCCGGGAAGTCCGCCAGGAAGCGGCGCACCAGCTCATCCACGAGGCTGGACTTGCCCGCGCCGCCGGTGCCGGTGATGCCCAGGATGGGCACGCGCGGCCCCTTGGCCTGGATATGCGACATGGCCTCGCGCAGGGGCTCTCCCTGGGACGCGAAGTTCTCCGCGATGGTGATGAGCGGGGCAATCCGGGACGGCTCACGCATCGAGGGCGCATCGAGCAGGGGCGCGAAGTCCGCCGGCCGCTTCTCGAAGTCACACTGGGAGATGAGGTCGTCAATCATCCCCTGCAGGCCCATGGCCCGGCCGTCGTCCGGCGAGTAGATGCGCGTGACGCCGTAGCGGTGGAGCTCTTCAATCTCCGACGGGAGGATGGTGCCGCCGCCGCCGCCAAAGACCTTGATGTTGGCCTTCCGCTCGCGCAGCAGGTCAATCATGTACTTGAAGAACTCGACGTGACCGCCCTGGTAGGAGGTGATTGCGATGCCCTGCACGTCCTCCTGGATGGCGCAGTCGACAATCTCAGCCACCGAGCGGTTGTGCCCCAGGTGGATGATTTCCGCGCCCGAGGCCTGCATGAGGCGGCGCATCACGTTGATGGCGGCGTCATGCCCGTCGAACAGGGAGGCGGCCGTCACGATGCGGACGTGGAAACGAGGCTTGTAGGGCTGGGGAACGGGTGTCTGCTGGACGTTTCGCACGGCGCGTACAGTAAGAGCGCCGTTTGCGTCGAGGCAAGGGATTGGAGCGTGACTGACCGCTCCTCGACGCGGGCTGTCAGGCCCTCGTTTCAGGGAGGAACGCGCCCAGCACCCGCAGTGCGGCCGACGTCGGTGTCGTACGCCCTTCGCGCACGTCCGCCTCCAGCGTGGGCACCAGTGCGGACACCTCGGGGTGCGCACGCAGGGCCGCCCGGAGGCCGTCCTGCACCATGGTCCACATCCACTGCACCTGCTGCGCCTTGCGGCGGCGCTCCATCGCGCCCGAGGCCGCGCTCTGCCCGAGCTGCGTGTCGACGGACGTCCACAGCTTCTCGATGCCGCTGCCCTCCAGGGCACTGCAGGTGGTGATTTCCGGCTCGGCGCCCGGCCGCATCAGGTGCAACGCGGCGCGTAGCTCGGAGCGGGCCCTTTCGGCGCGCGGCTTGTTGTCGCCGTCCGCCTTGTTGATGGCGAGCATGTCCGCCACCTCGAGGATGCCGCGCTTGATGCCCTGCAGTTCGTCCCCGGCGCCCGCCAGCATGAGCACCAGGTAGAAGTCCACCAGGTCGGCCACCACCGTCTCCGACTGGCCCACGCCCACCGTCTCCACCAGCACCACGTCGAAGCCCGCCGCTTCGCACAAGAGCAGCGTCTCGCGCGTCTTGCGCGCCACGCCGCCCAGGGTGCCGCTGGACGGGCTGGGGCGGATGTACGCGGCTTCCTCGCGCGACAGCCGCGCCATGCGCGTCTTGTCACCCAGGATGCTGCCGCCGGACACGGTGCTGGACGGGTCGATGGCCAGCACCGCCACGCGCTTGCCGGCGTTCACCAGGTGCATGCCCAGCGCGTCGATGAAGGTGCTCTTGCCCACGCCCGGCACGCCGCTGATGCCCACGCGCCGGCTGCCACCCGTGGCGGGGAGCAGCCGCGTGAGGACTTCCTGGGCGAGCACCGCGTGGCGCGGCAGCTCGCTCTCCACCAGGGTGATGGTGCGCGCGAGCATGGCGCGGTCGCCCGCGCGCACGCCGTCCACATACGCGTCCGCGGACAGCAGCTTCACGCCTCTTCCTCCAATGAAGCAGCCAGCTTGTCGAGCAGCTCGATGGCCGCCTTGGAGATGACCGTGCCGGGGCCGAAGATGGCCGCGGCGCCCGCGGCGCGAAGCGCGTCGTAGTCCTGCGCGGGGA from Myxococcus xanthus encodes the following:
- the meaB gene encoding methylmalonyl Co-A mutase-associated GTPase MeaB; translated protein: MKLLSADAYVDGVRAGDRAMLARTITLVESELPRHAVLAQEVLTRLLPATGGSRRVGISGVPGVGKSTFIDALGMHLVNAGKRVAVLAIDPSSTVSGGSILGDKTRMARLSREEAAYIRPSPSSGTLGGVARKTRETLLLCEAAGFDVVLVETVGVGQSETVVADLVDFYLVLMLAGAGDELQGIKRGILEVADMLAINKADGDNKPRAERARSELRAALHLMRPGAEPEITTCSALEGSGIEKLWTSVDTQLGQSAASGAMERRRKAQQVQWMWTMVQDGLRAALRAHPEVSALVPTLEADVREGRTTPTSAALRVLGAFLPETRA
- a CDS encoding DUF4215 domain-containing protein, with protein sequence MLAVLALVLSACGGDTSPEPDGGVTLDASIPSDAGEQPEDGGADVDAGSEPDAGAEPDSGTEGDAGTEPDAGTEPDAGTEPDAGTEPDSGTESDAGTEPDAGAEPDSGTESDAGTESDAGTESDAGTEPDAGTEPDAGSHVCGDGVVQASELCDDGNAAAGDGCSATCRDIEPGWVCPVAGGRCSAAMCGDGILAGAEECEDGNVITGDGCDSMCRLEDGWHCPSVGAPCSRTVCGDGQVQGTEQCDDGNHDFGDRCLPDCRREPRCSDGVCEDVCGDGVILSGNTEECDDGNLRANDGCSPECKLEPGFACVSIEEEPPQEVSLPIVYRDFRGYDLPAGQGLPRGHVDFQNKNGVERGIVQSTLGVDGKPVYAKEGQPSTTTHGRTAFDQWYRDVPGVNRAVVSSMTLAHTGNGAYQFDDQTFFPLDGLGWVAAGFEPTRPDFDSAPRNFHFTSETRAWFEYKGTEVLSFRGDDDVWVFINGRLALDLGGVHGAEAGAVTLSARAAELGLALGRIYEVALFQAERHTSGSSYRLTLNSFSTRRTECVPLCGNAVIDEGEACDDGLNTGAYGGCTAACQLAPRCGDSVVQQSEGEECDDGNTTSRDGCSATCKVEVG
- the ybaL gene encoding YbaL family putative K(+) efflux transporter; the protein is MPHDTTLIATIAVGLGLAFVGGFVARWLKLPPLVGYLLAGVAVGPFTPGFVADGGLAGQLAEIGVILLMFGVGIHFSIKDLLAVRNIAVPGAVVQIAAATVMGTVVSYWWGWGLGAGLVFGLALSTASTVVLLRALEERGILDSVNGRIAVGWLIVEDLAMVLALVLLPALGNVLGSADTQTSATAAAGDSLIWTLALTLGKVCLFVALMVVAGTRLVPWMLTQVAKTGSRELFTLSVLAVSLGIAFGAAALFGVSFALGAFFAGVVVSESELSHRVAEDSLPLQDAFAVLFFVSVGMLFDPMVMVKQPLQVLAVLGIIVLGKSLAAFFIVLAFRYPVNTALTVSASLAQIGEFSFILVGLGVTLGLLPKEGQSLVLSGALLSITLNPLVFKTIDPLLAWLRRHPRFAARMDPEEDELSDLPIGMGDVQLRDHAVLIGYGRVGGVIGQSLTERKIPFVVVEQNREYVERLREEGVPAIYGDAAVPGILEHAHLDTASILIVATPDALQARAIVEQVKGVNPSLPAVVRTHGDEERDYLESLGVDRVVMGEHALARGMLDYVLERLAALKARPLLPAPADAVVP
- a CDS encoding methylmalonyl-CoA mutase family protein, whose protein sequence is MRNVQQTPVPQPYKPRFHVRIVTAASLFDGHDAAINVMRRLMQASGAEIIHLGHNRSVAEIVDCAIQEDVQGIAITSYQGGHVEFFKYMIDLLRERKANIKVFGGGGGTILPSEIEELHRYGVTRIYSPDDGRAMGLQGMIDDLISQCDFEKRPADFAPLLDAPSMREPSRIAPLITIAENFASQGEPLREAMSHIQAKGPRVPILGITGTGGAGKSSLVDELVRRFLADFPDKTLAVLSVDPSKRKSGGALLGDRIRMNSIDNPRVYMRSMATRQSNLALSKHVGDSIEICKAAGFDLIVVETSGIGQSDTEITEHSDVALYVMTAEYGAATQLEKIDMLDFADVIAINKFDKRGSLDALRDVRKQWKRNHNAFTTADDAVPVYGTIASQFNDPGMNQLYRALMDTISAKTGAPLKSGFELTPGMSEKKWIIPPERTRYLAEIVEACESYDGFVKAQAAIARRMYQLHGTIEALRTNVGRKRLEIVEPKDPSDTVQVTERVEGEPAYLSELVELYKDLESRLHADCRRLLAEWPATKRRYAASKYQFQVRDKVIELDLYAETLSHLRIPKIALPRYEDWGDILIWLLRENAPGAFPFTAGVFPLKREGEDPARMFAGEGGPERTNKRFHYVSRGLPAKRLSTAFDSVTLYGEDPDHRPDIYGKVGNSGVSIANVDDAKKLYSGFDLADPSTSVSMTINGPAPMLLGFFLNAAVDQQCEKWIRENGKVDEVEKKIDALYRERGLPRPRYQGDLPQGNDGLGLLLLGVSGDEVLPRDVYERIRAKTLQSVRGTVQADILKEDQAQNTCIFSTEFALRVMGDIQQYFIDQKVRNFYSVSISGYHIAEAGANPISQLAFTLANGFTFVEYYLSRGMDIDDFAPNLSFFFSNGMDPEYAVLGRVARRIWAKAIRDKYGGNDRSQKLKYHIQTSGRSLHAQEIAFNDIRTTLQALLALNDNCNSLHTNAYDEAITTPTEESVRRALAIQLVINKEFGLSKNENPSQGAFIIEELTDLVEAAVLAEFRAISERGGVLGAMERMYQRSKIQEESLYYETLKHDGTLPIIGVNTFLDPKGSPTVTPPEVIRATTEEKNYAITSRDAFWKRNEATAPKALEAVRRAALDNGNIFAALMDACKVCTLGQLSRALYEVGGQYRRNM